In one Polaribacter sp. ALD11 genomic region, the following are encoded:
- a CDS encoding RNA polymerase sigma factor has product MTNQDQLIIQKVLQGNTNAFAELVDAYKNLVFTVALKMVKNREEAEEVSQDTFIKAYKNLSKFKGDSKFSTWLYTITYHNCLDRFKKNEKDYKTDSIENMLSFNVCSTDDVLKTIERQDRATILKDCLDELPEEERTILWFFYYKELSLKEIVNITQFSEANVKVKLHRGRKHLLSIVKEKFEPEMIAHYGKK; this is encoded by the coding sequence CAATTAATAATACAAAAAGTTCTACAGGGAAACACCAATGCTTTTGCAGAATTGGTAGATGCTTATAAAAATTTAGTATTTACGGTTGCTTTAAAGATGGTTAAAAATAGAGAGGAAGCAGAAGAAGTGAGTCAAGATACTTTTATAAAGGCGTATAAAAATTTATCTAAATTTAAAGGAGATTCTAAGTTTTCTACGTGGTTGTATACAATTACGTATCATAATTGTTTAGACCGGTTTAAGAAAAATGAAAAGGATTATAAAACCGATTCTATAGAAAACATGCTCTCTTTTAATGTCTGTTCTACAGATGATGTTTTAAAAACGATAGAAAGGCAAGATAGAGCAACAATTTTAAAAGACTGTTTAGATGAATTGCCAGAAGAAGAACGAACTATTTTATGGTTTTTTTATTATAAAGAATTAAGTTTGAAAGAGATTGTAAACATAACTCAGTTTTCTGAAGCCAATGTAAAAGTAAAATTACACAGAGGACGAAAACATTTATTATCGATTGTTAAAGAAAAATTTGAACCAGAAATGATAGCGCATTATGGAAAAAAATAA